The following coding sequences are from one Syngnathus acus chromosome 14, fSynAcu1.2, whole genome shotgun sequence window:
- the smg6 gene encoding telomerase-binding protein EST1A isoform X3, with protein sequence MAEKLDRVRISAAELRTQGAAASSGTLQQEDDHAAKKQRRRPDLQRYQRGPGQGCQRRDSEETENTASDRRGSLPPDLRESKPRNIKKNLPKHADHRMRGDGSNVATVESQAARDKDMPESHQESPEPAGAANSKKARKPDREFYQPGSRRTVAGKDCGRAQELDKPPLRNHRAKQREAKGKNQGEKSTEENAKFIDTNGNEGCQAAVEELVSKVEKLNFEGKASQQDGDRGKSMDQKRREDAEKRGNRHRRGGEKSRNVVSGPAEREKDRSQGHVANQPAEAHPNKGRESTRRSRNSKNGGSREADRGAPTQRNGERKGRRSESSKWDGAASASKRYSELDIRRPRRRTYSSSSASSAAGPDAASRPDRPRRETRGLRRHASWTSSPDSAEWGETSDAADCGRSHAGDSRGSAKGAEGRGRGILRLSTEKKRAASGDRHKHGPSPRGRGGGILVLPSRSDMAKPLESGRRMLFGSARGAIPRARGGRGGGARRLWDPNNPEQKPALAPAGRQSLPQAVYPQAVYPQAVYPQAAYAQLHFLDTDDEVAGSPPVAPAAAYYKFQKSDNPYCCQPAAANQRCPFPYQVANGAYAPAHLYRGYAQTDGTLTVEEAERRARGELGRMLRAADAQEVQLSNLLSRDRLSTDGLERMAQLRAELLAVYERVVLSDIELADSQSVDQALWKNVFYQVIERFRQLLKDAAEPLAIREALLALLNEGAHFFETLLQKLQTVYQFKLEDYMDGMAVRTRPLCKTVKYALISAQRCFICQGDIARYREQASDSANYGKARSWYLKAQQIAPKNGRPYNQLALLAVYTKRKLDAVYYYMRSLAASNPILTARESLMSLFEEAKRKTEQLERRRRQDQQDGGSWGPAVRGRAGLEDGARSELWLRPGGRGDSEQDGELSGLSGGDLNRRFTLSFLHAHGKLFTKVGMESFPRVLRRVVQEFRALLQHRPSLLGSTQLLQIVTINMFTIHNALTRGGGEEEGGGGGECRSMLQEQSTALGLAMFALLVQRCTQMLTDTPAASTSDVEREDNEDEPEAPLRVSDFPADLWELLPSIKVWSDWMLGHPDQWNPPPRGIDDSPDVWQCLACLCNVLARVDHGEVPLYKVDTDEVEGDEELMLLQLKEDRLLAGFIPLLAAPQEPCYVDRRTDTPSCVPRLQAIAADCKRVTVLKYFLEALCGQEEPLLAFKGGKYVSVAPAPPSPDARAGRDSLSDKEVDDVIVESSPSASEGEEDYKENADQEAGGGDGESDIRQLKARHHALTNKLVQQQKRRQKIQAVLQTSGRLQLEVRPLFLVPDTNGFIDHLAALKKLLCCGSYIVVVPLIVITELDGLAKGQEVLGGGGHVVVAAHAHGVQEKARQAVLFLEQAFEAREPRLRALTSRGTQLESIAFRSEDTSGQQGNNDDVILSCCLHYCQDKGKDFMPDQRNGVTVRLHREVVLLTDDRNLRVKALTRNVPVRDIPAFLNWAKVG encoded by the exons ATGGCGGAGAAGTTGGACCGAGTGCGAATTTCGGCGGCCGAACTTCGAACCCAAGGCGCCGCGGCGTCCAGTGGTACACTTCAGCAAG AGGACGATCACGCGGCCAAGAAGCAACGGCGCCGTCCTGACTTGCAGCGCTACCAGCGAGGGCCAGGACAGGGATGTCAGCGCCGCGACAGCGAGGAGACCGAAAACACTGCAAGCGACCGCCGTGGATCCCTGCCACCTGACTTGCGAGAATCCAAACCTAGGAACATCAAAAAGAACCTCCCCAAGCACGCTGACCACAGGATGCGAGGCGATGGCAGTAACGTTGCCACTGTCGAAAGCCAGGCCGCTCGTGACAAAGACATGCCCGAAAGCCACCAAGAAAGTCCGGAGCCCGCCGGAGCCGCCAACTCAAAGAAAGCCCGCAAACCCGACCGGGAATTTTACCAGCCCGGAAGCCGCCGGACCGTGGCGGGGAAAGACTGCGGCAGGGCGCAAGAGCTGGATAAGCCTCCGCTGAGAAACCACAGAGCCAAACAAAGAGAGGCAAAGGGCAAGAATCAAGGCGAAAAGAGCACTgaggaaaatgcaaaatttaTAGATACGAACGGGAATGAAGGATGCCAGGCGGCGGTGGAGGAACTGGTTAGCAAAGTAGAAAAACTCAATTTTGAGGGCAAAGCATCCCAGCAAGACGGTGACAGAGGCAAAAGCATGGATCAGAAAAGGCGGGAGGATGCCGAGAAGAGGGGCAATCGTCACAGAAGAGGCGGCGAGAAGAGCCGGAATGTTGTCTCGGGTCCCGCTGAGCGGGAGAAAGACAGAAGCCAGGGCCATGTGGCCAATCAACCAGCAGAAGCTCACCCAAACAAGGGACGAGAGAGCACCAGAAGAAGCCGCAACAGCAAGAACGGCGGCAGCAGAGAAGCTGACAGAGGCGCTCCGACGCAAAGGAACGGCGAACGCAAAGGCCGGCGAAGCGAGAGCAGCAAATGGGACGGCGCCGCATCCGCCTCTAAACGCTATTCTGAATTGGACATCCGCCGCCCGCGACGACGCACCTATAGCAGCAGCTCGGCTAGCAGCGCCGCCGGCCCGGATGCCGCCAGCAGGCCCGACCGTCCCCGGAGAGAAACACGCGGCTTGCGCCGCCACGCCAGCTGGACCTCCTCGCCCGACTCCGCCGAATGGGGTGAGACCAGCGACGCGGCCGATTGCGGACGCTCGCACGCCGGGGACTCCCGTGGCAGCGCCAAAGGGGCCGAAGGCAGAGGGCGAGGAATCCTCAGGCTCTCCACAGAAAAGAAGCGGGCCGCCTCCGGGGACCGCCATAAGCACGGGCCGTCCCCTCGAGGCCGAGGCGGgg GTATCCTGGTGCTGCCGTCCCGCAGTGACATGGCCAAGCCTCTGGAATCGGGCCGGCGGATGCTGTTTGGCAGCGCTCGAGGAGCCATACCCAGGGCTCGAGGAGGTCGTGGCGGAGGCGCCAGGCGCCTCTGGGACCCCAACAATCCAGAGCAGAAACCGGCACTGGCTCCTGCTGGTCGCCAGTCACTCCCGCAGGCCGTCTACCCGCAGGCCGTCTACCCGCAGGCCGTCTACCCGCAGGCGGCGTACGCGCAGCTGCACTTTCTGGACACGGATGACGAAGTGGCGGGGAGCCCTCCGGTGGCGCCCGCCGCAGCCTACTACAAGTTCCAGAAGTCGGACAACCCCTACTGCTGCCAGCCGGCCGCCGCCAACCAACGCTGCCCCTTCCCCTACCAGGTGGCCAACGGAGCGTACGCGCCGGCTCACTTGTACCGAGGTTACGCCCAGACTGACGGCACCTTGACagtggaggaggcggagcgGCGGGCCAGAGGCGAGCTGGGCCGCATGCTCCGGGCGGCAGACGCCCAGGAAGTTCAGCTCAGCAACCTGCTGTCCCGAGACAGACTCAGCACCGACGGCCTGGAGCGCATGGCCCAGCTCAG GGCGGAGCTGCTGGCCGTGTACGAGCGCGTCGTCCTGAGCGACATCGAGTTGGCCGACTCGCAGAGCGTGGACCAGGCGCTGTGGAAGAATGTCTTCTACCAGGTCATCGAGCGCTTTCGCCAGCTGCTAAAGGACGCCGCTGAGCCGCTGGCCATCCGTGAGGCGCTGCTCGCCCTGCTCAACGAG GGGGCGCACTTTTTTGAGACTCTGCTCCAGAAGCTGCAGACGGTCTACCAGTTCAAACTGGAGGACTACATGGACGGCATGGCCGTCAGGACTCGGCCGCTGTGCAAAACG GTGAAGTACGCTCTGATCAGCGCTCAGCGCTGTTTCATCTGTCAAGGAGACATCGCTCGCTACCGGGAACAAGCCAGCGACTCGGCCAACTATGGAAAAGCTCGCAG CTGGTACCTGAAAGCGCAGCAGATCGCCCCCAAAAATGGCCGCCCGTACAACCAGCTGGCCCTGCTGGCCGTCTACACT AAGCGCAAGCTGGACGCCGTCTATTACTACATGCGCAGCCTGGCGGCGTCCAATCCCATCCTGACGGCCAGGGAGAGCCTGATGAGCCTGTTCGAGGAGGCCAAGCGCAAGACGGAGCAGCTGGAGCGTCGCAGGAGGCAGGACCAACAGGACGGCGGCTCCTGGGGGCCCGCGGTCCGGGGCCGCGCCGGGCTTGAGGACGGGGCACGCTCTGAGCTCTGGCTGCGCCCCGGCGGACGCGGTGACTCAGAACAGGATGGAGAGCTCAGCGGCCTCAGCGGCGGCGAC CTCAACAGAAGATTTACCCTGAGTTTCCTGCACGCGCATGGAAAGCTCTTCACCAAAGTGGG GATGGAGTCATTCCCCAGGGTGTTGCGGAGGGTTGTGCAGGAGTTCCGTGCGCTGCTCCAACACCGCCCGTCGCTCCTGGGCAGCACGCAGCTGTTGCAGATCGTCACCATCAACATGTTCACCATACACAACGCCCTCACTCGAG GCGGTGGTGAAGAAgaaggcggaggaggaggagagtgtCGCTCGATGCTGCAGGAGCAGAGCACGGCGCTGGGCCTGGCCATGTTTGCACTGCTGGTGCAACGCTGCACACAGATGCTCACTGACACTCCGGCAG CCTCCACGTCTGACGTCGAGCGGGAGGATAATGAGGACGAGCCGGAGGCCCCACTGAGGGTCTCGGATTTCCCTGCAGACTTGTGGGAGCTCCTGCCCAGCATCAAGGTTTGGTCCGACTGGATGCTCGGACACCCGGACCAGTGGAACCCGCCGCCCCGCGGCATAGA CGACAGCCCAGACGTGTGGCAGTGCCTGGCGTGCCTTTGCAACGTGCTGGCGCGCGTGGATCACGGCGAGGTGCCGCTCTACAAAGTGGACACGGATGAGGTGGAGGGCGACGAGGAGCTGATGCTGCTGCAGCTGAAGGAGGACAGACTCCTCGCCGGCTTCATCCCACTGCTGGCCGCACCGCAGGAGCCCTGCTACGTGGACCGGCGCACCGACACG CCTTCATGCGTTCCTCGCCTTCAGGCCATAGCCGCCGACTGCAAGCGGGTGACGGTGCTCAAGTACTTCTTGGAGGCGCTGTGCGGACAGGAAGAACCTCTGCTGGCCTTCAAGGGCGGCAAATACGTCTCCGTGGCACCAGCCCCTCCCTCTCCGGACGCCCGTGCCGGGCGAGACTCGCTATCGGACAAAGAG GTTGACGATGTTATCGTGGAGTCTTCGCCGTCGGCGTCTGAAGGCGAAGAAGACTACAAGGAAAATGCCGACCAGGAGGCGGGGGGTGGAGATGGCGAGAGCGACATTAGGCAGCTGAAGGCGCGGCACCACGCCCTCACCAACAAACTGGTGCAGCAGCAGAAGCGCCGCCAGAAAATACAA GCGGTGCTGCAGACCAGCGGGCGGCTGCAGCTGGAGGTGCGGCCCCTCTTCCTGGTGCCCGACACTAACGGCTTCATTGACCACCTGGCGGCGCTCAAGAAGCTCCTCTGCTGCGGAAGCTACATTGTGGTCGTGCCACTCATtg TGATCACGGAGCTGGACGGCCTGGCGAAAGGCCAGGAGGTtttgggaggaggagggcacgTCGTGGTGGCGGCGCATGCGCACGGtgtgcaggagaaggctcGCCAGGCCGTGCTGTTCCTGGAGCAGGCCTTTGAGGCGCGCGAGCCGCGATTGCGGGCGCTCACCAGCAGGGGGACCCAGCTGGAGTCCATCGCCTTCCGCAGCGAAGACACCTCAGGACAGCAG GGCAACAACGATGACGTCATCCTGTCCTGCTGCCTCCACTACTGCCAGGACAAGGGCAAGGACTTCATGCCTGACCAGAGAA ACGGGGTTACAGTGCGTCTTCATCGTGAGGTGGTTCTCCTCACTGATGACCGCAACCTGCGCGTCAAAGCCTTGACGCGCAACGTCCCCGTTCGAGACATCCCGGCCTTCCTCAACTGGGCCAAAGTGGGCTGA
- the smg6 gene encoding telomerase-binding protein EST1A isoform X5, producing MAEKLDRVRISAAELRTQGAAASSGTLQQGAGEETTQQRGGKLKSFQLARILVLPSRSDMAKPLESGRRMLFGSARGAIPRARGGRGGGARRLWDPNNPEQKPALAPAGRQSLPQAVYPQAVYPQAVYPQAAYAQLHFLDTDDEVAGSPPVAPAAAYYKFQKSDNPYCCQPAAANQRCPFPYQVANGAYAPAHLYRGYAQTDGTLTVEEAERRARGELGRMLRAADAQEVQLSNLLSRDRLSTDGLERMAQLRAELLAVYERVVLSDIELADSQSVDQALWKNVFYQVIERFRQLLKDAAEPLAIREALLALLNEGAHFFETLLQKLQTVYQFKLEDYMDGMAVRTRPLCKTVKYALISAQRCFICQGDIARYREQASDSANYGKARSWYLKAQQIAPKNGRPYNQLALLAVYTKRKLDAVYYYMRSLAASNPILTARESLMSLFEEAKRKTEQLERRRRQDQQDGGSWGPAVRGRAGLEDGARSELWLRPGGRGDSEQDGELSGLSGGDLNRRFTLSFLHAHGKLFTKVGMESFPRVLRRVVQEFRALLQHRPSLLGSTQLLQIVTINMFTIHNALTRGGGEEEGGGGGECRSMLQEQSTALGLAMFALLVQRCTQMLTDTPAASTSDVEREDNEDEPEAPLRVSDFPADLWELLPSIKVWSDWMLGHPDQWNPPPRGIDDSPDVWQCLACLCNVLARVDHGEVPLYKVDTDEVEGDEELMLLQLKEDRLLAGFIPLLAAPQEPCYVDRRTDTPSCVPRLQAIAADCKRVTVLKYFLEALCGQEEPLLAFKGGKYVSVAPAPPSPDARAGRDSLSDKEVDDVIVESSPSASEGEEDYKENADQEAGGGDGESDIRQLKARHHALTNKLVQQQKRRQKIQAVLQTSGRLQLEVRPLFLVPDTNGFIDHLAALKKLLCCGSYIVVVPLIVITELDGLAKGQEVLGGGGHVVVAAHAHGVQEKARQAVLFLEQAFEAREPRLRALTSRGTQLESIAFRSEDTSGQQGNNDDVILSCCLHYCQDKGKDFMPDQRNGVTVRLHREVVLLTDDRNLRVKALTRNVPVRDIPAFLNWAKVG from the exons ATGGCGGAGAAGTTGGACCGAGTGCGAATTTCGGCGGCCGAACTTCGAACCCAAGGCGCCGCGGCGTCCAGTGGTACACTTCAGCAAGGTGCGGGCGAGGAAACAACACAACAACGCGGCGGGAAGCTTAAAAGCTTCCAACTTGCTC GTATCCTGGTGCTGCCGTCCCGCAGTGACATGGCCAAGCCTCTGGAATCGGGCCGGCGGATGCTGTTTGGCAGCGCTCGAGGAGCCATACCCAGGGCTCGAGGAGGTCGTGGCGGAGGCGCCAGGCGCCTCTGGGACCCCAACAATCCAGAGCAGAAACCGGCACTGGCTCCTGCTGGTCGCCAGTCACTCCCGCAGGCCGTCTACCCGCAGGCCGTCTACCCGCAGGCCGTCTACCCGCAGGCGGCGTACGCGCAGCTGCACTTTCTGGACACGGATGACGAAGTGGCGGGGAGCCCTCCGGTGGCGCCCGCCGCAGCCTACTACAAGTTCCAGAAGTCGGACAACCCCTACTGCTGCCAGCCGGCCGCCGCCAACCAACGCTGCCCCTTCCCCTACCAGGTGGCCAACGGAGCGTACGCGCCGGCTCACTTGTACCGAGGTTACGCCCAGACTGACGGCACCTTGACagtggaggaggcggagcgGCGGGCCAGAGGCGAGCTGGGCCGCATGCTCCGGGCGGCAGACGCCCAGGAAGTTCAGCTCAGCAACCTGCTGTCCCGAGACAGACTCAGCACCGACGGCCTGGAGCGCATGGCCCAGCTCAG GGCGGAGCTGCTGGCCGTGTACGAGCGCGTCGTCCTGAGCGACATCGAGTTGGCCGACTCGCAGAGCGTGGACCAGGCGCTGTGGAAGAATGTCTTCTACCAGGTCATCGAGCGCTTTCGCCAGCTGCTAAAGGACGCCGCTGAGCCGCTGGCCATCCGTGAGGCGCTGCTCGCCCTGCTCAACGAG GGGGCGCACTTTTTTGAGACTCTGCTCCAGAAGCTGCAGACGGTCTACCAGTTCAAACTGGAGGACTACATGGACGGCATGGCCGTCAGGACTCGGCCGCTGTGCAAAACG GTGAAGTACGCTCTGATCAGCGCTCAGCGCTGTTTCATCTGTCAAGGAGACATCGCTCGCTACCGGGAACAAGCCAGCGACTCGGCCAACTATGGAAAAGCTCGCAG CTGGTACCTGAAAGCGCAGCAGATCGCCCCCAAAAATGGCCGCCCGTACAACCAGCTGGCCCTGCTGGCCGTCTACACT AAGCGCAAGCTGGACGCCGTCTATTACTACATGCGCAGCCTGGCGGCGTCCAATCCCATCCTGACGGCCAGGGAGAGCCTGATGAGCCTGTTCGAGGAGGCCAAGCGCAAGACGGAGCAGCTGGAGCGTCGCAGGAGGCAGGACCAACAGGACGGCGGCTCCTGGGGGCCCGCGGTCCGGGGCCGCGCCGGGCTTGAGGACGGGGCACGCTCTGAGCTCTGGCTGCGCCCCGGCGGACGCGGTGACTCAGAACAGGATGGAGAGCTCAGCGGCCTCAGCGGCGGCGAC CTCAACAGAAGATTTACCCTGAGTTTCCTGCACGCGCATGGAAAGCTCTTCACCAAAGTGGG GATGGAGTCATTCCCCAGGGTGTTGCGGAGGGTTGTGCAGGAGTTCCGTGCGCTGCTCCAACACCGCCCGTCGCTCCTGGGCAGCACGCAGCTGTTGCAGATCGTCACCATCAACATGTTCACCATACACAACGCCCTCACTCGAG GCGGTGGTGAAGAAgaaggcggaggaggaggagagtgtCGCTCGATGCTGCAGGAGCAGAGCACGGCGCTGGGCCTGGCCATGTTTGCACTGCTGGTGCAACGCTGCACACAGATGCTCACTGACACTCCGGCAG CCTCCACGTCTGACGTCGAGCGGGAGGATAATGAGGACGAGCCGGAGGCCCCACTGAGGGTCTCGGATTTCCCTGCAGACTTGTGGGAGCTCCTGCCCAGCATCAAGGTTTGGTCCGACTGGATGCTCGGACACCCGGACCAGTGGAACCCGCCGCCCCGCGGCATAGA CGACAGCCCAGACGTGTGGCAGTGCCTGGCGTGCCTTTGCAACGTGCTGGCGCGCGTGGATCACGGCGAGGTGCCGCTCTACAAAGTGGACACGGATGAGGTGGAGGGCGACGAGGAGCTGATGCTGCTGCAGCTGAAGGAGGACAGACTCCTCGCCGGCTTCATCCCACTGCTGGCCGCACCGCAGGAGCCCTGCTACGTGGACCGGCGCACCGACACG CCTTCATGCGTTCCTCGCCTTCAGGCCATAGCCGCCGACTGCAAGCGGGTGACGGTGCTCAAGTACTTCTTGGAGGCGCTGTGCGGACAGGAAGAACCTCTGCTGGCCTTCAAGGGCGGCAAATACGTCTCCGTGGCACCAGCCCCTCCCTCTCCGGACGCCCGTGCCGGGCGAGACTCGCTATCGGACAAAGAG GTTGACGATGTTATCGTGGAGTCTTCGCCGTCGGCGTCTGAAGGCGAAGAAGACTACAAGGAAAATGCCGACCAGGAGGCGGGGGGTGGAGATGGCGAGAGCGACATTAGGCAGCTGAAGGCGCGGCACCACGCCCTCACCAACAAACTGGTGCAGCAGCAGAAGCGCCGCCAGAAAATACAA GCGGTGCTGCAGACCAGCGGGCGGCTGCAGCTGGAGGTGCGGCCCCTCTTCCTGGTGCCCGACACTAACGGCTTCATTGACCACCTGGCGGCGCTCAAGAAGCTCCTCTGCTGCGGAAGCTACATTGTGGTCGTGCCACTCATtg TGATCACGGAGCTGGACGGCCTGGCGAAAGGCCAGGAGGTtttgggaggaggagggcacgTCGTGGTGGCGGCGCATGCGCACGGtgtgcaggagaaggctcGCCAGGCCGTGCTGTTCCTGGAGCAGGCCTTTGAGGCGCGCGAGCCGCGATTGCGGGCGCTCACCAGCAGGGGGACCCAGCTGGAGTCCATCGCCTTCCGCAGCGAAGACACCTCAGGACAGCAG GGCAACAACGATGACGTCATCCTGTCCTGCTGCCTCCACTACTGCCAGGACAAGGGCAAGGACTTCATGCCTGACCAGAGAA ACGGGGTTACAGTGCGTCTTCATCGTGAGGTGGTTCTCCTCACTGATGACCGCAACCTGCGCGTCAAAGCCTTGACGCGCAACGTCCCCGTTCGAGACATCCCGGCCTTCCTCAACTGGGCCAAAGTGGGCTGA
- the smg6 gene encoding telomerase-binding protein EST1A isoform X6: protein MAEKLDRVRISAAELRTQGAAASSGTLQQGILVLPSRSDMAKPLESGRRMLFGSARGAIPRARGGRGGGARRLWDPNNPEQKPALAPAGRQSLPQAVYPQAVYPQAVYPQAAYAQLHFLDTDDEVAGSPPVAPAAAYYKFQKSDNPYCCQPAAANQRCPFPYQVANGAYAPAHLYRGYAQTDGTLTVEEAERRARGELGRMLRAADAQEVQLSNLLSRDRLSTDGLERMAQLRAELLAVYERVVLSDIELADSQSVDQALWKNVFYQVIERFRQLLKDAAEPLAIREALLALLNEGAHFFETLLQKLQTVYQFKLEDYMDGMAVRTRPLCKTVKYALISAQRCFICQGDIARYREQASDSANYGKARSWYLKAQQIAPKNGRPYNQLALLAVYTKRKLDAVYYYMRSLAASNPILTARESLMSLFEEAKRKTEQLERRRRQDQQDGGSWGPAVRGRAGLEDGARSELWLRPGGRGDSEQDGELSGLSGGDLNRRFTLSFLHAHGKLFTKVGMESFPRVLRRVVQEFRALLQHRPSLLGSTQLLQIVTINMFTIHNALTRGGGEEEGGGGGECRSMLQEQSTALGLAMFALLVQRCTQMLTDTPAASTSDVEREDNEDEPEAPLRVSDFPADLWELLPSIKVWSDWMLGHPDQWNPPPRGIDDSPDVWQCLACLCNVLARVDHGEVPLYKVDTDEVEGDEELMLLQLKEDRLLAGFIPLLAAPQEPCYVDRRTDTPSCVPRLQAIAADCKRVTVLKYFLEALCGQEEPLLAFKGGKYVSVAPAPPSPDARAGRDSLSDKEVDDVIVESSPSASEGEEDYKENADQEAGGGDGESDIRQLKARHHALTNKLVQQQKRRQKIQAVLQTSGRLQLEVRPLFLVPDTNGFIDHLAALKKLLCCGSYIVVVPLIVITELDGLAKGQEVLGGGGHVVVAAHAHGVQEKARQAVLFLEQAFEAREPRLRALTSRGTQLESIAFRSEDTSGQQGNNDDVILSCCLHYCQDKGKDFMPDQRNGVTVRLHREVVLLTDDRNLRVKALTRNVPVRDIPAFLNWAKVG, encoded by the exons ATGGCGGAGAAGTTGGACCGAGTGCGAATTTCGGCGGCCGAACTTCGAACCCAAGGCGCCGCGGCGTCCAGTGGTACACTTCAGCAAG GTATCCTGGTGCTGCCGTCCCGCAGTGACATGGCCAAGCCTCTGGAATCGGGCCGGCGGATGCTGTTTGGCAGCGCTCGAGGAGCCATACCCAGGGCTCGAGGAGGTCGTGGCGGAGGCGCCAGGCGCCTCTGGGACCCCAACAATCCAGAGCAGAAACCGGCACTGGCTCCTGCTGGTCGCCAGTCACTCCCGCAGGCCGTCTACCCGCAGGCCGTCTACCCGCAGGCCGTCTACCCGCAGGCGGCGTACGCGCAGCTGCACTTTCTGGACACGGATGACGAAGTGGCGGGGAGCCCTCCGGTGGCGCCCGCCGCAGCCTACTACAAGTTCCAGAAGTCGGACAACCCCTACTGCTGCCAGCCGGCCGCCGCCAACCAACGCTGCCCCTTCCCCTACCAGGTGGCCAACGGAGCGTACGCGCCGGCTCACTTGTACCGAGGTTACGCCCAGACTGACGGCACCTTGACagtggaggaggcggagcgGCGGGCCAGAGGCGAGCTGGGCCGCATGCTCCGGGCGGCAGACGCCCAGGAAGTTCAGCTCAGCAACCTGCTGTCCCGAGACAGACTCAGCACCGACGGCCTGGAGCGCATGGCCCAGCTCAG GGCGGAGCTGCTGGCCGTGTACGAGCGCGTCGTCCTGAGCGACATCGAGTTGGCCGACTCGCAGAGCGTGGACCAGGCGCTGTGGAAGAATGTCTTCTACCAGGTCATCGAGCGCTTTCGCCAGCTGCTAAAGGACGCCGCTGAGCCGCTGGCCATCCGTGAGGCGCTGCTCGCCCTGCTCAACGAG GGGGCGCACTTTTTTGAGACTCTGCTCCAGAAGCTGCAGACGGTCTACCAGTTCAAACTGGAGGACTACATGGACGGCATGGCCGTCAGGACTCGGCCGCTGTGCAAAACG GTGAAGTACGCTCTGATCAGCGCTCAGCGCTGTTTCATCTGTCAAGGAGACATCGCTCGCTACCGGGAACAAGCCAGCGACTCGGCCAACTATGGAAAAGCTCGCAG CTGGTACCTGAAAGCGCAGCAGATCGCCCCCAAAAATGGCCGCCCGTACAACCAGCTGGCCCTGCTGGCCGTCTACACT AAGCGCAAGCTGGACGCCGTCTATTACTACATGCGCAGCCTGGCGGCGTCCAATCCCATCCTGACGGCCAGGGAGAGCCTGATGAGCCTGTTCGAGGAGGCCAAGCGCAAGACGGAGCAGCTGGAGCGTCGCAGGAGGCAGGACCAACAGGACGGCGGCTCCTGGGGGCCCGCGGTCCGGGGCCGCGCCGGGCTTGAGGACGGGGCACGCTCTGAGCTCTGGCTGCGCCCCGGCGGACGCGGTGACTCAGAACAGGATGGAGAGCTCAGCGGCCTCAGCGGCGGCGAC CTCAACAGAAGATTTACCCTGAGTTTCCTGCACGCGCATGGAAAGCTCTTCACCAAAGTGGG GATGGAGTCATTCCCCAGGGTGTTGCGGAGGGTTGTGCAGGAGTTCCGTGCGCTGCTCCAACACCGCCCGTCGCTCCTGGGCAGCACGCAGCTGTTGCAGATCGTCACCATCAACATGTTCACCATACACAACGCCCTCACTCGAG GCGGTGGTGAAGAAgaaggcggaggaggaggagagtgtCGCTCGATGCTGCAGGAGCAGAGCACGGCGCTGGGCCTGGCCATGTTTGCACTGCTGGTGCAACGCTGCACACAGATGCTCACTGACACTCCGGCAG CCTCCACGTCTGACGTCGAGCGGGAGGATAATGAGGACGAGCCGGAGGCCCCACTGAGGGTCTCGGATTTCCCTGCAGACTTGTGGGAGCTCCTGCCCAGCATCAAGGTTTGGTCCGACTGGATGCTCGGACACCCGGACCAGTGGAACCCGCCGCCCCGCGGCATAGA CGACAGCCCAGACGTGTGGCAGTGCCTGGCGTGCCTTTGCAACGTGCTGGCGCGCGTGGATCACGGCGAGGTGCCGCTCTACAAAGTGGACACGGATGAGGTGGAGGGCGACGAGGAGCTGATGCTGCTGCAGCTGAAGGAGGACAGACTCCTCGCCGGCTTCATCCCACTGCTGGCCGCACCGCAGGAGCCCTGCTACGTGGACCGGCGCACCGACACG CCTTCATGCGTTCCTCGCCTTCAGGCCATAGCCGCCGACTGCAAGCGGGTGACGGTGCTCAAGTACTTCTTGGAGGCGCTGTGCGGACAGGAAGAACCTCTGCTGGCCTTCAAGGGCGGCAAATACGTCTCCGTGGCACCAGCCCCTCCCTCTCCGGACGCCCGTGCCGGGCGAGACTCGCTATCGGACAAAGAG GTTGACGATGTTATCGTGGAGTCTTCGCCGTCGGCGTCTGAAGGCGAAGAAGACTACAAGGAAAATGCCGACCAGGAGGCGGGGGGTGGAGATGGCGAGAGCGACATTAGGCAGCTGAAGGCGCGGCACCACGCCCTCACCAACAAACTGGTGCAGCAGCAGAAGCGCCGCCAGAAAATACAA GCGGTGCTGCAGACCAGCGGGCGGCTGCAGCTGGAGGTGCGGCCCCTCTTCCTGGTGCCCGACACTAACGGCTTCATTGACCACCTGGCGGCGCTCAAGAAGCTCCTCTGCTGCGGAAGCTACATTGTGGTCGTGCCACTCATtg TGATCACGGAGCTGGACGGCCTGGCGAAAGGCCAGGAGGTtttgggaggaggagggcacgTCGTGGTGGCGGCGCATGCGCACGGtgtgcaggagaaggctcGCCAGGCCGTGCTGTTCCTGGAGCAGGCCTTTGAGGCGCGCGAGCCGCGATTGCGGGCGCTCACCAGCAGGGGGACCCAGCTGGAGTCCATCGCCTTCCGCAGCGAAGACACCTCAGGACAGCAG GGCAACAACGATGACGTCATCCTGTCCTGCTGCCTCCACTACTGCCAGGACAAGGGCAAGGACTTCATGCCTGACCAGAGAA ACGGGGTTACAGTGCGTCTTCATCGTGAGGTGGTTCTCCTCACTGATGACCGCAACCTGCGCGTCAAAGCCTTGACGCGCAACGTCCCCGTTCGAGACATCCCGGCCTTCCTCAACTGGGCCAAAGTGGGCTGA